From Candidatus Saganbacteria bacterium, one genomic window encodes:
- a CDS encoding UDP-N-acetylmuramoyl-tripeptide--D-alanyl-D-alanine ligase encodes MLTRDEIEKIACGKILPEDKPFRSNDISIDTRTIEPNDLFIPIKGENFDGRTFIKDALKKGAFAMDVKNGLEALQNLAAYHRAKFKIPVIGVTGSVGKTTTKDMLASILSQKMPTLKNEENFNNEVGVPLTLLKLTKKHKAAVIEMGMQGLGEIDLLAKIAKPTIAIITNIGEAHMKYLKTKKNIARAKSEVFNYLKKKDFAIINQDDEYFEHLMSNVKYQMSNVRTFGILEKSDVTPKDLEGIKLPVPGEHNIYNALAAIAVAKILKIDKKAIKRGLEIFTPSSKRMEVFNCRNKTKIINDTYNANPQSMAAALRVLASIPGRKIAILGDMLELGRKSRNYHKKVIKLAQKLKIDKLFLLGKEWPQKSFGNKKELIKKLKTILKPSDIILIKGSRGMRMEEIVSRIVN; translated from the coding sequence ATGCTTACCAGGGATGAAATCGAAAAAATCGCTTGCGGCAAAATATTGCCCGAGGACAAGCCCTTTAGATCAAACGACATATCGATCGATACCCGCACGATCGAGCCAAATGATCTTTTCATCCCTATTAAAGGAGAAAATTTCGACGGACGAACCTTCATTAAAGATGCGCTAAAAAAGGGAGCATTTGCCATGGACGTAAAAAATGGCCTGGAAGCTCTCCAAAATTTGGCGGCATACCACAGGGCCAAGTTCAAAATACCTGTTATTGGAGTCACAGGCAGCGTCGGAAAAACAACCACAAAAGATATGCTGGCATCGATACTATCGCAAAAAATGCCGACCCTAAAAAACGAAGAAAACTTCAACAATGAAGTTGGGGTTCCCCTCACCCTGCTTAAGCTTACAAAAAAACACAAAGCCGCAGTAATTGAAATGGGAATGCAAGGTTTGGGCGAAATAGATCTTCTTGCAAAAATTGCAAAGCCGACGATCGCGATAATTACGAACATTGGCGAAGCGCATATGAAATATTTAAAGACAAAGAAAAATATCGCCCGCGCAAAATCGGAAGTTTTTAATTATTTAAAGAAAAAAGATTTCGCAATCATAAACCAGGACGACGAATACTTCGAACACTTAATGTCAAATGTCAAATATCAAATGTCAAATGTTCGGACATTTGGGATCTTGGAAAAATCCGATGTGACTCCAAAAGATCTTGAGGGGATAAAACTTCCAGTTCCTGGCGAGCATAATATTTATAACGCTCTAGCCGCGATCGCAGTAGCCAAAATATTAAAAATAGACAAGAAAGCGATCAAACGCGGGCTTGAGATATTCACCCCTTCAAGCAAAAGGATGGAAGTTTTCAACTGCAGAAACAAAACAAAAATAATAAACGACACTTATAATGCAAATCCGCAATCAATGGCCGCAGCTTTGAGGGTTTTAGCATCGATCCCCGGCAGGAAAATAGCCATATTAGGCGATATGCTGGAGCTTGGCCGCAAATCTAGGAATTACCACAAAAAGGTCATAAAACTCGCGCAAAAACTTAAGATCGACAAGCTGTTCCTGCTGGGAAAAGAGTGGCCCCAAAAATCTTTCGGCAATAAGAAGGAATTGATAAAAAAATTAAAGACAATTCTTAAGCCTTCTGATATAATTCTCATCAAAGGTTCGCGCGGAATGCGCATGGAAGAAATTGTATCCCGGATCGTAAATTGA
- a CDS encoding flagellar hook basal-body protein produces the protein MFEAMKMAKNAIQVYNSALNVSNANIANLSVTGYKSLDISFQTVLDKMMRPGTSASVFSNFGGTNPQQFGQGVGVASIGINFSQGSLVSSNRPIDLAISGRGLFIVSDDGGTTYKYTRAGDFSINANNSLVTSAGMQVYGLNASGSIVAITGLTGDVSEYAWDTGTGALNHNGSATGYRIAMTYFNNPAGLGQASGTTFTETLSSGSPASPISASGTAGTISSGRLEQSNVFFLGESINSLEIQRAISANLNTVKAASDLISSFISKLG, from the coding sequence ATGTTTGAAGCAATGAAAATGGCGAAGAACGCGATCCAGGTTTACAATTCGGCTCTCAATGTCAGCAATGCCAATATTGCGAATTTATCCGTAACCGGCTATAAAAGCCTTGATATATCATTCCAGACGGTCTTGGACAAGATGATGAGACCCGGCACGTCTGCATCAGTATTCTCAAACTTCGGCGGGACAAATCCGCAGCAATTCGGTCAAGGGGTCGGCGTCGCATCGATCGGGATTAATTTTTCGCAAGGGTCTCTTGTTTCTTCAAACCGGCCTATCGACCTTGCCATAAGCGGCCGCGGCTTGTTTATCGTATCAGACGACGGCGGGACAACTTACAAATATACGCGCGCTGGGGACTTTTCAATTAATGCCAATAACAGCCTTGTAACCTCTGCAGGAATGCAGGTCTACGGTTTGAACGCAAGCGGATCGATAGTTGCAATAACAGGCTTGACCGGGGACGTTTCCGAATACGCCTGGGATACAGGGACTGGAGCGCTAAATCATAACGGGTCGGCAACAGGATATAGGATCGCAATGACATATTTTAATAACCCGGCCGGCCTCGGACAGGCATCCGGCACAACGTTCACCGAAACACTCTCGTCAGGCTCCCCTGCCAGCCCAATTTCCGCCAGCGGCACAGCAGGAACTATTTCATCCGGCCGGCTTGAGCAATCAAATGTCTTTTTCCTTGGGGAAAGCATCAATTCATTAGAGATCCAGAGGGCAATAAGCGCTAATTTGAACACAGTCAAAGCGGCATCCGACCTGATATCTTCATTTATAAGCAAACTGGGATAA
- a CDS encoding FliM/FliN family flagellar motor switch protein, translated as MSERGKTEISPQKRSLKLAPLLGDWTAYKPLRQPAKKVKSGLYGFDRLSQEEFETAHMIHYGFAQKMLHAIKTKIRASCELYSVDAQQNSYSNFTKSFTMPVYQAKFKSDNFHDEIFVSFDMQLIDALINSALGTKESSRLIEPPTDAEELVLDTVFEYHLFSFYEMFDGVLDGQRFEKSGSGELNIDKSINMQATFVYFTVELQINENLGRITVGYSGEFIKTLLKKLREKEKAGPLPLKRLNPQIFNTVENKIKVTLGKTLLSMNEIKGLETGDVVSFDERIDDAIQISLSDGHVILGQPGKSGGKFAVKVIGIEKEKAVKIEPPSIEKELENDNAPVLEEQEAAENAEDVSEEEYSDEDLEGLLSEGEENTEGTEEENLEDEIEEEEESAET; from the coding sequence ATGTCTGAAAGAGGCAAAACAGAAATATCTCCGCAGAAGCGGAGCTTGAAGCTTGCCCCGCTCCTCGGGGATTGGACCGCCTATAAGCCGCTAAGGCAGCCGGCAAAGAAAGTCAAATCCGGGCTTTACGGGTTTGACAGGCTTTCACAGGAAGAATTTGAAACCGCACACATGATACACTATGGCTTTGCGCAGAAGATGCTTCACGCAATTAAGACAAAGATCCGCGCTTCATGCGAGCTTTATTCGGTCGACGCACAGCAGAATTCTTATTCAAACTTTACAAAAAGCTTCACAATGCCTGTGTACCAGGCAAAATTCAAGTCTGACAACTTCCATGACGAAATATTTGTATCTTTCGACATGCAGCTTATAGACGCCTTGATCAATTCCGCCTTGGGCACAAAAGAATCAAGCAGGCTTATCGAGCCGCCGACCGATGCGGAAGAGCTTGTTCTCGACACCGTTTTTGAATACCATCTATTTAGTTTTTACGAAATGTTCGACGGAGTGCTTGACGGCCAAAGGTTTGAAAAATCAGGGTCGGGAGAATTAAATATCGACAAGAGCATCAACATGCAGGCAACTTTCGTGTACTTTACCGTCGAATTGCAAATAAACGAAAATCTTGGGCGGATAACTGTCGGCTACAGCGGGGAGTTCATTAAGACCTTGTTAAAGAAGCTCCGGGAAAAAGAAAAAGCCGGCCCTCTCCCCTTAAAAAGGCTTAATCCCCAAATATTTAACACCGTTGAGAACAAGATCAAGGTCACCCTCGGAAAGACTCTACTTTCTATGAACGAAATAAAAGGATTAGAAACCGGCGATGTGGTATCATTTGACGAAAGGATCGACGATGCCATTCAGATCTCGCTTTCAGACGGCCATGTGATCCTTGGCCAGCCGGGAAAAAGCGGCGGCAAGTTCGCGGTAAAAGTTATAGGCATTGAAAAAGAAAAAGCCGTGAAGATCGAGCCTCCAAGCATAGAAAAAGAGCTCGAAAATGATAATGCGCCTGTTTTAGAAGAACAAGAAGCCGCCGAAAATGCGGAAGATGTTTCAGAGGAAGAATATTCTGACGAAGACCTGGAAGGTTTGCTTAGCGAAGGCGAAGAAAATACTGAAGGTACGGAAGAAGAAAATCTTGAAGATGAAATCGAAGAAGAGGAAGAATCCGCTGAAACTTAA
- the fliN gene encoding flagellar motor switch protein FliN, translating into MEVNKVQFPDLEEQGKGSKLSEGTLSEIPIEVTAELGRAKLSLREILEIAEGSIIELDRLAGEPLDLKVGGSVVAQGEVVAIDDYYGLRITNVLLK; encoded by the coding sequence ATGGAAGTCAATAAAGTTCAATTCCCCGACCTGGAAGAACAAGGCAAAGGGTCAAAGCTTTCTGAAGGCACGCTTTCCGAGATCCCGATCGAAGTTACGGCCGAACTTGGCCGGGCAAAACTCTCTTTGAGGGAAATCCTAGAGATCGCCGAAGGTTCTATAATTGAATTAGACAGGCTTGCAGGAGAACCGCTAGACCTTAAAGTGGGCGGATCGGTCGTCGCACAAGGCGAAGTGGTCGCAATTGACGATTACTACGGCTTGAGGATAACAAACGTACTGCTCAAATGA
- the fliP gene encoding flagellar type III secretion system pore protein FliP (The bacterial flagellar biogenesis protein FliP forms a type III secretion system (T3SS)-type pore required for flagellar assembly.), protein MPGRRTWLKRLLAFLFVLLPSASFAAVKSPVAGQINVNAIMNSPQFSSSIQMVLGIALISLVPFFLISVTSFLRIIIVFSLIKTAIGTQQVPPTSVLVGLAFFMTIFIMNPVFQEVNNKAIVPYNQGKITQFKAFETGMEPLRKFMLRQVREKDLALFVQFSGIKPPTKPEDVPTYVIIPSFMISELKTSFQIGFLLFIPFIIVDLVVSNVLLSLGMFMLSPVMVSLPFKILLFVLVDGWNLITRGLLMSFR, encoded by the coding sequence ATTCCGGGAAGGAGAACTTGGTTGAAAAGACTCCTAGCCTTCCTTTTTGTCCTGCTGCCAAGCGCAAGTTTTGCGGCAGTGAAATCGCCTGTTGCAGGGCAGATCAATGTGAACGCGATCATGAATTCGCCGCAATTTTCTTCAAGCATCCAAATGGTGCTTGGGATAGCCTTGATCTCGCTTGTCCCGTTCTTTTTGATCTCGGTTACAAGCTTCCTGCGGATAATAATTGTCTTTTCGCTTATTAAAACTGCGATCGGAACGCAGCAAGTGCCGCCGACTTCAGTCCTTGTCGGCCTCGCTTTTTTCATGACAATTTTCATCATGAACCCAGTTTTCCAGGAAGTGAACAACAAAGCCATCGTCCCCTACAACCAGGGTAAAATTACGCAGTTCAAGGCGTTTGAAACAGGCATGGAGCCTCTCCGGAAATTCATGTTGAGGCAGGTCCGCGAAAAAGACCTTGCTCTTTTTGTCCAGTTCTCCGGGATCAAGCCCCCGACCAAGCCGGAGGACGTCCCGACATATGTCATAATACCGTCATTCATGATCTCGGAGCTTAAGACCTCGTTCCAAATAGGATTCCTGCTTTTCATACCATTCATCATAGTAGATCTTGTCGTATCAAATGTTTTGCTTTCTCTAGGCATGTTCATGCTGTCGCCTGTCATGGTTTCCCTGCCGTTCAAAATACTATTGTTCGTCCTGGTCGACGGATGGAACCTTATCACGCGCGGCTTGCTCATGAGCTTCAGGTAA
- the fliQ gene encoding flagellar biosynthesis protein FliQ, protein MNQDFAVQVMYQGITLTLLLSMPSVGIGLLVGFAISLFQAVTQIQEQTLTFVPKVIAVLMMIAFTSPWMISLLIDFTTTLWSSIPAMAR, encoded by the coding sequence ATGAACCAAGATTTTGCAGTTCAAGTCATGTATCAGGGAATAACGCTGACGCTTTTGCTTTCCATGCCGTCGGTCGGCATCGGATTGCTGGTCGGGTTTGCCATAAGCTTGTTCCAGGCAGTAACGCAGATACAGGAACAGACCTTGACTTTTGTGCCGAAAGTCATCGCCGTGCTTATGATGATCGCATTCACATCGCCCTGGATGATCTCGCTTTTAATCGACTTCACGACCACCCTTTGGTCCAGCATCCCTGCAATGGCCCGATAG
- the fliR gene encoding flagellar biosynthetic protein FliR — protein MILTLPQIEVFMFILARIAGIFIEAPILSSKSIPALGKTALAIWITSVLWFVTPVNTTLLPKTLVEFIVFIAIEVTIGFLIGFVCNTIFLVLQSAGEFIDLQMGLSVAQSFDPIFGASISIIGRMIFFIALMVFLLFNGHHLLLSMLHQSFTVLPVPTYINLTSANFIYNLLNLGQILLATSVQLAGPVILVIFLSDFAFGIVSRVAPQVNVFMLGFQVKPALGLLAMLFTIPILIKHISRLLGLMGEEVLKLLSAFRL, from the coding sequence ATGATCCTGACACTTCCGCAGATCGAAGTTTTCATGTTTATTTTGGCGCGTATCGCGGGGATCTTTATTGAAGCGCCGATACTCTCAAGCAAGTCTATCCCCGCGCTCGGAAAAACAGCGCTCGCGATCTGGATCACTTCGGTCCTATGGTTTGTAACTCCTGTCAATACGACCCTTCTCCCAAAAACATTAGTCGAGTTTATTGTTTTCATCGCGATCGAAGTTACGATCGGATTTTTGATCGGATTTGTCTGCAATACGATCTTTTTGGTGCTCCAGAGCGCGGGTGAATTCATCGACCTGCAAATGGGGTTATCAGTCGCACAATCTTTTGATCCGATCTTTGGCGCATCGATCTCAATCATCGGGCGAATGATATTTTTTATCGCATTGATGGTGTTTTTGTTGTTTAACGGGCATCACCTGCTCCTTTCAATGCTCCACCAAAGTTTTACGGTCCTTCCTGTCCCAACATATATTAATTTAACCTCGGCGAACTTTATTTACAATCTGTTAAATCTGGGACAGATATTGCTTGCAACTTCTGTCCAGCTTGCGGGACCGGTCATATTGGTGATCTTTCTTTCGGACTTTGCATTCGGCATTGTTTCGCGCGTAGCCCCGCAGGTCAATGTCTTCATGCTCGGTTTTCAAGTAAAGCCCGCCCTTGGGCTTTTGGCGATGCTTTTTACTATACCTATCCTCATTAAGCATATCTCCCGCCTTCTTGGATTAATGGGCGAAGAAGTGCTAAAATTACTTAGTGCATTTCGTCTTTAG
- the flhB gene encoding flagellar biosynthesis protein FlhB, whose product MAEEGGDKSEEPTPHRLREAREKGQVAKSKEITTAVLLLLSYYVLRYTGDFTWRELVGMAQGLFLQVPASANEFSFSFVGYALLIGLKGLAVALLPIFSIVFLAALIAEGLQTGLVFSFDPINPKFERLNPMEGFKKIFSLQGLVETVKSILKIIIVFYITWAAIQDDLQKIVVLMDGLPWDALVLGGSIAYKVAIRVGLFYILIAILDYLYKRWEFTKGLKMTKQEIKEEYKRLEGDPQIKQRMRDLQRQVAYQRMMTSVPKADVVVTNPTHIAVALQYDQSKMKSPLVLAKGERKHAEKIKQIAEENEIPIVENEPLARSIYRTTGVGREIPRELYQAVAEVLAHIYKLKRDREAKRSRLAPILAK is encoded by the coding sequence TTGGCTGAAGAAGGCGGAGATAAATCCGAAGAACCTACTCCCCATAGGCTGCGTGAAGCTCGCGAAAAGGGGCAAGTGGCAAAAAGCAAGGAAATTACAACCGCTGTCCTCCTATTGCTTAGTTATTATGTTTTAAGGTACACAGGTGATTTTACTTGGAGGGAACTTGTCGGAATGGCGCAGGGCCTTTTTTTGCAGGTCCCCGCATCCGCAAATGAATTCTCTTTCTCTTTTGTAGGATACGCCCTTCTTATAGGACTAAAAGGGCTCGCGGTCGCACTACTCCCTATCTTCAGCATAGTATTCCTTGCGGCGCTTATAGCCGAAGGGCTTCAAACTGGCCTTGTTTTTTCTTTTGACCCCATAAACCCAAAATTCGAAAGGTTAAATCCCATGGAAGGTTTCAAGAAAATATTTTCACTGCAAGGGCTCGTAGAAACTGTCAAATCAATATTAAAAATCATCATCGTTTTTTACATCACATGGGCCGCGATCCAAGACGACCTCCAAAAAATCGTAGTCTTGATGGATGGACTGCCATGGGATGCTTTGGTCCTCGGCGGATCGATCGCATATAAAGTGGCGATCAGGGTCGGGTTATTCTATATATTGATCGCAATACTAGACTACTTGTACAAGCGGTGGGAATTTACCAAAGGGTTAAAAATGACAAAACAGGAGATCAAAGAAGAATACAAAAGGCTCGAGGGCGACCCGCAAATAAAACAAAGAATGAGAGACCTGCAGAGGCAAGTTGCCTACCAGCGCATGATGACATCGGTCCCCAAAGCAGATGTCGTCGTCACAAACCCGACGCATATTGCCGTTGCCCTGCAATACGACCAATCTAAGATGAAATCACCTCTTGTCCTTGCTAAAGGCGAGCGCAAACATGCCGAGAAAATAAAACAAATAGCAGAAGAGAATGAAATCCCAATAGTTGAAAATGAGCCTTTGGCGCGATCGATCTATAGGACGACGGGTGTCGGGCGCGAGATACCGCGCGAACTTTACCAAGCGGTCGCTGAAGTATTGGCCCACATCTATAAGCTCAAAAGAGATCGCGAAGCCAAAAGGTCGAGGCTTGCTCCGATTCTTGCTAAGTGA
- a CDS encoding FHIPEP family type III secretion protein, with the protein MALPGLDVKGLRNLFTGSDLAVGIILVGIIALIIVPLPTFFLDILMTLNIGFCLIILLVAMYLKEPLEFAAFPSILLVVTLFRLSLNISASRLILLNANAGQVVAAFGNFVVGGNYIVGIIVFAIITIVQFVVITKGSERVAEVAARFTLDAMPGKQMSIDADLNAGLIDATEARARRRKIEAEATFFGSMDGANKFVRGDSIAGIIIVLINILGGILIGWLQLGMQPFEAMTTFALLTVGAGLLGTMTALLVSVATGLVITKSASEMSLGTDVAAQLFAQPRAFAFVSLILAFFSIIPGLPIIPFLSLSAVSGVVSIALLQAKTQKEEATMVKEDISGKEVLKKPESILGTLGLDPLSLKTGRNLIPLIDPAQKGALLERITLIRYQIGQELGFVIPGVRVMDDLSLPPNQYVIEIRGTRVSLSEAYLGHHRVTMKLADVKVKKLTGIEAKDPMTGDTATWVPDDLLPELQKLEIQSIDTVEAIAIHFTEIIKRYADEIMTRQNVQSLIELVKNTNAAIVRELIPDMLSLGQVHKVLQLLARERVSIRDLSTILERLADYAHLSRDVNVLVEYVRQSLARQICEQYTDKDNVITVVTIDPALEETLIGAIHQSEYGSFLAVDPNVGERILLQIQRHINNFKKMKLSSVILCSPRLRPHFKRFIERSFPDSAVLSYNEIVPQVKVQSIGMISIE; encoded by the coding sequence ATGGCATTACCCGGTCTTGATGTAAAAGGTTTGCGAAATCTTTTCACAGGTTCAGACCTAGCTGTGGGCATAATTTTGGTCGGCATAATTGCCCTGATCATCGTTCCTCTCCCGACTTTCTTCCTTGATATATTAATGACCTTGAATATCGGTTTTTGCCTGATAATACTTCTAGTCGCCATGTATCTAAAAGAGCCTCTTGAATTCGCGGCATTCCCATCCATATTGCTTGTTGTAACATTATTCAGGCTGTCGCTCAATATTTCCGCATCACGGCTGATTTTATTAAATGCGAACGCCGGCCAAGTCGTGGCAGCGTTCGGAAACTTTGTCGTCGGCGGAAATTATATTGTCGGTATTATTGTTTTCGCGATCATAACTATCGTGCAATTCGTTGTAATCACAAAAGGTTCCGAGCGCGTGGCTGAAGTCGCGGCGCGTTTTACCTTGGACGCCATGCCCGGAAAACAAATGTCGATCGACGCCGACCTTAATGCCGGCCTTATAGATGCAACAGAAGCGCGCGCGAGGCGCCGCAAGATTGAAGCGGAAGCGACATTTTTTGGAAGTATGGACGGCGCCAATAAATTCGTACGCGGCGATTCTATCGCAGGCATAATAATAGTTTTGATAAATATTTTGGGCGGGATACTTATCGGATGGCTCCAGCTTGGCATGCAGCCTTTTGAAGCTATGACAACATTCGCCCTTCTGACGGTTGGCGCGGGACTTCTTGGAACTATGACCGCCCTATTAGTTTCAGTTGCAACAGGTCTTGTCATTACAAAATCCGCATCGGAAATGAGCCTGGGCACGGATGTCGCGGCGCAGCTTTTTGCGCAACCAAGGGCATTTGCTTTTGTATCTCTTATCCTAGCATTTTTCTCAATAATCCCGGGGCTCCCGATCATTCCTTTTTTATCTCTATCTGCAGTGTCGGGGGTCGTATCGATCGCTTTACTGCAAGCAAAGACGCAAAAAGAAGAAGCGACAATGGTCAAAGAAGATATATCAGGCAAAGAAGTCTTAAAAAAACCCGAAAGCATTTTGGGGACCCTCGGCCTTGACCCGTTATCGCTTAAAACCGGGAGGAACCTTATCCCTTTGATCGATCCTGCCCAAAAAGGCGCATTGCTTGAAAGGATAACTCTTATCAGATACCAGATCGGACAAGAATTGGGTTTCGTCATCCCAGGCGTCAGGGTCATGGACGACCTGTCCCTTCCCCCGAACCAATATGTGATAGAAATACGCGGGACCAGGGTTTCATTAAGCGAAGCTTATTTGGGCCACCATAGGGTAACAATGAAGCTGGCCGATGTAAAAGTGAAAAAACTGACCGGCATCGAAGCCAAAGATCCGATGACAGGAGATACTGCAACCTGGGTGCCCGACGACCTTCTGCCCGAACTGCAAAAGCTTGAGATCCAATCAATTGATACGGTGGAAGCGATCGCAATCCATTTTACCGAAATAATCAAGCGATATGCAGACGAGATCATGACGCGCCAAAATGTGCAATCATTGATCGAGCTTGTAAAGAATACGAATGCGGCTATCGTCCGCGAGCTGATCCCAGATATGCTCTCCCTTGGGCAAGTGCACAAGGTCCTCCAGCTTCTCGCAAGAGAGAGGGTTTCGATACGGGACCTGTCGACTATCCTCGAAAGGCTTGCGGATTACGCGCATCTATCCCGCGATGTAAATGTATTGGTTGAATACGTAAGGCAATCTCTTGCAAGACAAATTTGCGAACAATATACCGACAAAGACAACGTGATAACAGTTGTTACGATCGATCCCGCCCTGGAAGAAACGCTTATAGGCGCGATACACCAGTCCGAATACGGATCATTTTTGGCGGTCGACCCGAACGTCGGAGAGAGGATACTCCTGCAGATCCAGCGCCATATTAATAATTTTAAGAAGATGAAATTATCATCTGTGATATTATGTTCTCCCCGCCTGCGCCCCCACTTCAAGCGGTTCATCGAGCGCAGCTTCCCCGATTCGGCCGTACTTTCATACAACGAGATAGTCCCGCAGGTAAAGGTTCAGTCGATCGGCATGATCTCTATTGAATAA
- a CDS encoding sigma-70 family RNA polymerase sigma factor, which yields MSLKEQIEDRIVRVIRERFLKYADEVVVKYKEQIDKTVNWYISTLPSHIRKSESDDLAQEARIAFIDALKTWDPRKGELWPYVSIRLKGSMQDYLRKKKMDQVSGMYEWINSAAHVYMAFNREAVVSDQVDDIIHVDVALKELDKKESQVVEEYYKKDKTFKEIGEEIGLSESQVSRICNEATRKMKKAIKSSEPK from the coding sequence ATGAGCCTAAAAGAACAAATTGAAGACAGGATAGTCAGGGTCATACGCGAAAGGTTCCTAAAATACGCGGATGAGGTTGTCGTAAAGTACAAGGAACAGATAGACAAGACGGTGAATTGGTATATTTCAACGCTTCCCTCGCATATAAGAAAGTCCGAATCGGACGACCTGGCGCAGGAAGCAAGGATTGCATTTATCGACGCCCTAAAGACATGGGACCCGCGCAAAGGCGAGCTTTGGCCGTATGTCTCGATCAGGCTTAAAGGCTCCATGCAGGATTACTTGAGAAAAAAGAAAATGGACCAGGTTTCTGGAATGTACGAGTGGATAAATTCCGCTGCCCATGTTTATATGGCATTCAACAGGGAGGCGGTCGTTTCCGACCAGGTTGACGATATCATACATGTGGATGTCGCGCTAAAAGAGCTGGACAAAAAAGAATCCCAAGTTGTCGAAGAATATTACAAAAAAGACAAGACATTCAAAGAGATTGGCGAAGAGATAGGGCTTTCGGAATCGCAGGTTTCCCGCATCTGCAACGAAGCCACCCGCAAGATGAAAAAGGCCATCAAATCCTCTGAACCGAAATAA
- a CDS encoding DUF3467 domain-containing protein produces the protein MGDVKRYYSNLVSITTTPTEVVLDFEMLTKEHREPKDAEKVVSVVLNPGIAASLVNVLGKSIKEHTEKIKKLIEEGKK, from the coding sequence ATGGGTGATGTTAAAAGGTATTATTCAAATTTGGTAAGCATTACAACTACTCCCACAGAAGTTGTCCTTGATTTCGAAATGTTGACAAAAGAACACCGTGAACCAAAAGATGCTGAAAAGGTGGTCTCGGTAGTTTTAAATCCAGGTATTGCGGCCTCGCTTGTCAATGTTTTAGGCAAGTCAATTAAAGAACACACTGAAAAGATAAAAAAATTGATTGAAGAAGGTAAAAAATGA
- a CDS encoding FAD-binding oxidoreductase produces the protein MIIVIGGGIVGTGIAYFLAKSGLKDILLIEKEKFLGTQVTQFCSGGVRHQFTTEINCKFSIQSMPILNILAHEIDYKKYGYLILDICKGITEPRVKMQNKLGIDTEILSKEEIKKRFPFLNDDGIISGSFFKEDGVADPASLLAYYEKGSKKMGVKYLMDTEVKRVTRDAQRGTGVITNSEEIAADWVIIAAGIGSKDLGKTVGLDIPIVHRRKYILVIESFKYDYPLVMEIPTGWYIKKEGDDALVGMSGKVEDKDFDKQPEAEDGTIEATINRIPELEKSGIKKVLTSLSDETPDKHAIIDIPIPGLIIATGFSGHGFMHSPATGQIVAQIIKGEKTSIDISELKLKRAHIKETIAI, from the coding sequence ATGATTATAGTGATCGGCGGAGGCATTGTTGGCACAGGAATTGCTTATTTCCTCGCAAAATCAGGTTTAAAAGATATTTTACTCATCGAAAAAGAGAAATTCCTTGGCACTCAAGTAACCCAATTCTGCTCAGGCGGCGTCAGACACCAATTCACAACAGAAATTAACTGCAAATTCTCCATTCAATCAATGCCTATTTTGAATATCCTAGCCCATGAGATAGATTATAAAAAATATGGATACTTGATACTCGATATATGCAAAGGCATTACCGAGCCAAGAGTCAAAATGCAGAACAAGCTAGGGATCGATACCGAAATTCTTTCAAAAGAAGAGATCAAGAAGAGATTTCCATTTCTAAACGATGATGGCATTATTTCAGGAAGCTTCTTTAAAGAAGACGGCGTCGCCGACCCTGCATCCCTCCTAGCCTACTACGAAAAAGGATCAAAAAAGATGGGCGTGAAATATCTCATGGACACGGAAGTGAAAAGAGTAACGCGTGACGCGCAACGCGGAACGGGTGTTATTACAAATTCAGAGGAGATCGCAGCCGATTGGGTCATTATAGCGGCAGGTATCGGATCGAAGGATCTTGGGAAAACTGTCGGGCTTGATATTCCGATCGTACATAGAAGAAAATATATCCTAGTCATCGAAAGCTTTAAATACGACTACCCTCTTGTCATGGAGATCCCGACCGGCTGGTATATCAAAAAAGAAGGCGATGATGCATTGGTTGGCATGTCGGGAAAAGTAGAAGACAAGGATTTTGACAAACAACCGGAAGCGGAAGATGGAACAATTGAGGCAACCATTAACAGAATTCCAGAGCTTGAAAAATCTGGGATCAAGAAAGTATTAACGAGCTTAAGCGACGAAACACCGGATAAGCATGCAATTATCGATATCCCAATCCCGGGATTAATTATAGCAACAGGGTTTTCGGGGCATGGGTTCATGCACTCGCCTGCTACAGGCCAAATTGTCGCGCAAATAATCAAAGGCGAAAAGACATCTATTGATATTTCGGAACTTAAACTCAAGCGCGCGCATATTAAAGAGACGATCGCAATCTAG